The sequence cttccttctccctcaTTGTCCCTTCTATGTTGTTGAGATCTCCAATGTGTCTCTCCTCcaaggtactacctccgttccataataagttcatttttagctcaatcaatttatctcaaaataaattcgTTTTTAGAGTAATCATTGCATCTGGGTTTGTGAAAATAGAGAATATTTGTATTCTGAGTAGACAAAGTGATGAATAGTTGTATTAGGATTTGTTAAAGCAAacgtattctagtcttttttattttgtattggtatatatgtaagaaagatgaaaaataaacttattttgaaacagagggagtttGTCCAAGGCGAACTCAGCTTGCCGAGATCGGCGACCACGAACGAAGATCCAAGTTCCTCCAAtggattgttaaatatgtgatctgaATTTTGGACCCACAGTATATCCGGATTAGTTATCTAATAGGACTCTAGtttataggattagtttcctattaggactcctagatttctcctatatatatccttGTAAGCCTTACGGGGAGGGTGCGATAGCCCAATGTATCTCCTGCATTTGTATCCaattcctctatagtgatcattgctgGCTGGCGTGTCGGAGCCCAAAACTAATAACTTGGATCCGACTgagattaatgtatcaatccctggatcagtaaaaattgatacatacaatataactggttcttcattgcatacgttaaagtcttacaatactaagggttttacaataataggtaCTCACCTATTTAATTAGTACACAGCGGAAGTTtctatacattctgactagTGAGGTATAACCTTTAGGGATTTTCTAAGTTATCGGGGTCTTCGTAGTAATAATCAtaagggtcctcctcttgacccagatctgaaaaaggggttattagagcaaggatgagtattcacaatactcagcaagttatcaCGGAATTATGTTATGCATTGACATATAAtagggttctttgcaaaaagcagtaTTGGACAATCTGGAAAACATTATAGTAgaatttataaaacatataaactttagatttctaaccagggtaccatatgagtcccggtactcaactccatgagtacggctattcgaatagttttgtagatattctactgcagcagatatacgctttacccgcagttcacgacttgctgataattatcggctttagtcatggcccagcattaagtcattaacaattatggcacctgttccatgaacttatatcctcatatgctctgaacgtaatgttaacagcagcaagaggagttctggcgttcccaaGGTATTTAAagggaactgatcgtatgacaccacgtcatctcgatcagggtttagaaatataccatatagtttatactcgagtatcacaaaccatttacctgtacatggtaatggttaaagttgcccTTCGCAGCTATggttgcctcctgcgcgaggacttaaaaataagaaccactatacagaggtgccaTATTGCCAATTAACctaataactaggtctgtccccattctagaaactgcggtcgtaccCATTCATTTaacataagtacctggtaaaaCTTATATCGATTGAGAcaatactagccacccggaaatcatccAAATCTTACGtattgtcccaatctaagtatagggtattttaaccagattgtaagcagaataagcaatactaaattatctgggtttctatgattaatttatgcatacaaaatagaatattgaatagaaggctataaataaataatttgtaaaatataggcttaaatgatcaataggtatatggtaacttgccttgctcgatgtcctgagattgattgatattatctaGAGTGTCAGAggaatcctcaagacctagggttagacatataaaattcaaattcaaaaaggagtttaaataaaatttaaaaaaaaataagaaaaatagagaaaataaatgcaaaaataacaaaaaggggcccaaaagatagagaatgattttaggagaatattggtccaagtttcactgaaattggatttatattttaaaagatatgggcttctaaagtttgaaaatcgAATAAAAGTGAAATGGCACTGTGtgcggtcccacctgtcagtctctctctctcttctcttcttcaacctccagccgttCCCCCAaaagcggccggcggcgctagggtttgggattgCGGCGGCGTTAGAGGGAGAAAGTggttgcggccgaggaggggagggagctagggatctccggcgatggcgagtggcggcggaggagttaATTTGAGGTGTGGACGGCTTAGCGGCTAGGGCCGCGGTGGCACGGTTAGGCCGAGATGGTGATCAAGGTGATAAGAGTTAGACATGGCTAGGGGAGGGGTTCTAGAGCATCTACGAGGTGTCTAGAGGGATTTCGACAGCTTGCCAACCTTTAGCAAGGCGCGGAGCATAGTTGCTGACGAGCGCCTCCctaggcggcggccgtgctcacGTCGGCAGCTCAGAGGGTGGCAAGATAGTGCAAACCAATTGCAAAAATGGACTCTAGGTGGTATGTAGATGGTTGAAACGGAAAAACTCACCGAGATCGGTTGAAACGACGGATTGCGGCCGGAAAAACTTCGTGGCGGTGAAGAACAGAGCAGTGCGGGGGTGGCGGTGCTCGGCTTGGTGCGGCGAGGTAAAACTTGACGCAGGGCTTTGGTTAGGGCTTATTATGCTAGAACATGGTAGGATATAGGTGTTCTAAGGGTTATTTAGAGCGGAGGATGGATAGAGAGGGGTGGAGTCGATCgtgcacaaggtgttcgaccgacggGGATGGTGGTTGATGAAATGGATTGGTGAGGCAGAGCTTTGGGGTTGTGGGGTGatggttgttgatgatcgatgatggacaaggatgggattggggtcctatttatagggctagAAGGAGCGGATGAGCTCGGACACTgtcatcgccatggatgagctcgaCCTTAGGATAGGGCTGGGGTGGCAGGGGATGTGAGAGGGCGGCCAAGATCAATTTGAGTGGCGGGAAGCTATGTTCGAATACTTACCGGCGAAGGATTGATTTGACCGCGGTTGGAATTAGCTGGCGACGTGAGGGCGCCAATCCGGGCGctacgcgcggcggcggcgtaggtgAAAACGGCCGGCtcgggggtgaatggtttgaattgtgagaggggaaaccCCTGTCTATCCTCAATTCAACCGTGTGGCAAGATTTGGCGCGATTCACCCCGGGTAGAATCAAAATCGcactcggcggcggcttggacgggagcgcacggcgtcgagcggcAAATTCTCGCGGCGGTCGTCGTCCCAGCTTTGTCGTCGTCGCGATTggtgcggtggcggtgggctgAGGGCGTCGGACGGGTGACGGCGTGCCAAGACGGTAAGGCACGCGCAAGCGGCCCCGAGGCCGACGCGCGGCGACACGGCGCGCGGCTAAGTCGGATGCCCGGGCGGTGCGCgtgaaggggaggagaaggccaaCTAAACCACGGTTTTTGAGTGGGTTGTGGTCCCCTAGGatcaaatctaaactttgcaCAAGATTGGGTAGTTGTTAGGCTGCTCTAGCTGGGCTGGGCATTTCATCGAGCACCTTGTGTGCAATGAATagtgaatttcagaatttttgaatatttccctagaaaagatttaaatttaaactatCAATTTGGATAGGTTTCACTAGGGTTTGGAGTAAAGTAAATCCTCACTAATATTAGGGTAAGCTAAGGAAATAATCtatagtttgaaatttgagagaatttgctcaaattcactaAGGTTTGGAATAAAGGGAATAATTAGAGTAAGTTAGTAGGGTTCTAAAAAAGTAATACTTGAACAAAATTAagaatcaaatagatttttaaagcacactaatttaatcaaaagccagcatgatgcagtcaaattttagtttaaaatttgaggatgttacacggtgtccgtggttttttcccgcaagggttttccacgtaaaaatttatgtctccgttgtgcatctatttcataacaagtggtatcagagcattggAGATCGATCTAATACCATCTCGGCTGCCGACGAGTTCGTCTGCTTGGAGATCCCATCTGCAAGTTTTAGCCGCCGATACGCTCGTCGCAAGATTTGATCAGCAGTAGCAGGCGCCTGTCGTCGCGTTGTTCCATCTATCGCTGCCGTCAGATTGATTGTTTGCCGAGATAAGATTAACCGGTACGAAGCGGAGTCAGCCGTCGACTCCGATCGGGATTTGGTGCCGCCGTGCAGCGTGTTGGAGAAAAAGCAGCAATCCATCTACTCCAGCACATTGATCAAGGAAAGAAAAATCAGCAGATGCACTCAGCCTTGTTACTGTTCATGTGAATTGAATTTCACGTTGGTTTTGTGCGCGTGCACATGCCCCTTTGTACcagagattcaattcaattgCGGTGCTTCGGTTCTGTTTGGGTGAATCAAATTCAGGTTCAATTTTGTGCTATGTTCACAAACCATATTTACCAGGAGGTTGTATATGGAGATCAACTTCGTTATATGCACCCAGAGTGTTTCGCGTTTCTGCTAGGGTTTGTCAAATTATAccagcagattcaggattttaTTCCCAAGGTGAGTTTGAAGTTTGATCTACTGCTTCTGGATTGAGATGCAATATTCTCATTATGATGAGCGAAGTTTCATTATGGCAAGTGAAGTTTTGCAGCGGGGTATTTACCTAGGAGGAGAAgtatgctgaaaaaaaaaagagaagcacaTTCAAGTCGTCGAGAGGGAGTCTCGCTCCTGTCTAGATCAAAAGGTGATCAAATTGTCCGGCGAATTTTGCTACCATTGTACCCAACATACCAGGAGGTTATCAGGGGATCTAAGTACTTCATTTTGTGCACAAGAATTTTTCGCGTTTCTGTTTGGATTCCAGAAATTAATGccagcagattcaggattttattcccatggcgagtttgaaATTTGTGCATCAGTTTCGCGTCTCTGCTAGGTTCAGACAAGTTGATACTAGCAGATTCAGGATTTGTTCCcaatggcgagtttgaagtatggTCTACCTCTTCTGGATCAAGGGTGTTATGGATTATAGTCCAACTGACTATTTGGCGCACATTGATCTTATCATCACGAGGGTTTTTTTTGGAGATTGTAGTTTTTTATGCTACAAGGGAAattcgtctcaaggtggagattgttaaatgTGTGATCCGAAATTTGGGCCCACAGTATATCTGGATTAGTTATCTAATAGGACTCTActttataggattagtttcctattaggactcctagacttttcctatatatatcctTGTAAGCCTTACAGGGAGGGTGCAATAGCCCAATGTATCCCCAGCGTTTGTATCTaattcctctatagtgatcattgtcGGCCGGCGTCCGTGGTTTTTTTCCGCAAGGGTTTTCCATGTAAAAATTTGTGtatccgttgtgcatctatttcatAACATGGATTGCTTCACAAGCCCGCCATCCTCTTCAAGCTCCTCCAGAACCATGTGTCACCTCTCCTAGCTCTAGCTTCACCTTCCTGGACAAGTTTAGCCTCTTACGCCTCAATATCGATCCCACGCCGTCTGCCACAGTGGATGAACTTGGTCACCTTTCCATACCTTAGTTCTTGGCCTCTAGTGTAATTGCCCACTATGACGAAGTTAAAATCGATGGTGATTTCTTAAACTTCTCTTCATTTTTAAGTTGACGGtgatttttagaaaaatgtGGTAGTTGAAGGTGGTGATAAAACGGCTCTTATCCCAATTTTAGATACACGGACTGTACCATGACCTGTAAAAGAAAACGGAGGTAACATTATAACTAGGTAAACATGTTGTGTGCAAATTAAAAAGCTAGGCATTCCATGCAATTTGTCAAGATTCGAGATTGCCCGTGCAACGGTGCAAGCCAGCAATCGCGATGAGACATGGCATGTGAGACAAAAATATTTGGACACGAGTTTTTGTGGCTATATATGCGCGACTAATTATAATCAGGTCGTCTTCCCTGTAGATCAGGGCTCGGTCTAGTGAGCAAATCGATCACTGTAAACAAATGTCACTAATATGTTAGTGAAGTGGGGTATATGATCCAGTCCCCGTTGATGCTAGTAGAACAGACTATaaatcagctataaacatattttaagaagataaaaaaagaatagataaaagtagcgggctacatacttgtagccagctgcagcacggactttaagacgtatgtgtgtatgatatgtgggaccagatattgattgtgtagtatatatttatatataactattgtgTAAATTGATTATTAAgttaactatagatgatttaaagTTAGAAATTGGCTattctattaaacttgctcgtACTAGTAGCTATGCCTAAAACTTTGGGTTATGTAGTGATCGATTTAATTGATAGAGTTGCACTACCTCGAGCCAGCCGTATCTTGTCCCCTCTTCCAACAACCACATGAACTCAGATCAAATACTAGAGCCCTAGTTGTAGTTAACTAGTGGAGTAtactgtactagtactactattaGCAGGTTTTTTATTTGATGAACACTACACGATCTGATCATTGATTTAGTATAGGCTTAATTAGTGTTTAGACACTCAAGTACTACAATACTCCTACATTGGAAGCTGATCGAACAAACAAATCTTGTACACATGTCCACTGGAATATTGTTACTATGATCATAATTAAGCAGGTTCATGATATTAAAGACTCGAGATTTAATTAGAAGACTAATTAAGTACACAACGACACTGTCTGCTAACAGTTTGGTTTAATTTGCAATAATTCGTGACCGGCCTATTACGATGACCATGATGTCTCAACGCCAGTCGCAGCAGCAGTACAGTACACTACTGGTGGCGACATAATATGTCAGCATCTGTGATCTTgttcatctcatctcatcactTGCAGGGATCAGTGCCCCCTACACCATTCATCATGTACtcccataattaattaattgagacCTATTTAAGCTAATGGtattattaattatatatttgatTAGTACATTGGAGTACGTAGAATTCTACTGTTGCAAACCACGCCGATGCGTGCTATCGATAGGAGTAAAATACTGTCCGCGAAGTCTGAAACTTGCAGAGTCTTTGACGCATGCTTGCAGGTCTTCAGAAACCACAAGTTCAGAAGAACCCATCATCCGGCCGGCCATTATTTTAATCTGCCAATATTCCGTACGCtgtcaaaagaagaagaagaaagaacagTCGAACAATGTTGTACAGCTCGATCCGCAGAATCGATCAGAGTTTAGTACTTACTACTATAATAGTTTAGCATGTAGAATTGATTAGAAGTAAGCACTAAAAGTTCAGAGGAAGTCAAGGAAGTTCAGAGGAATCAATTAACTTGCAGATTAATTCAACAAAGCTACCAGCTGATATATgctcctaatgatgatgattgccaTGATCATAAACTTTAGATTCTTCCATGCTCCATGGTGAAGTCTTAAGCTAGTTTGGCTGTTTATATTAGGGCCTACACATAGTTAAAGTTCAGAAAAATGATTGTCCTTTTATCTGAAGAAGTATGTACTACTACTGTTGCATGCAATGAACACGTACATGAGAGAGTAGATGGATCTGATCGATACTGCTACTGATCATCCAGCCTTGCAAATTATCCAAGGACAGGACAGGGAGACAGAAACCAATCAATCAGACGAGAAGATTTGCGACTCGACGAACGGCCGGCCGCCATATAGGCAGGATTCCAAACAAGGCCGCGGTGATACCGTTGGGTTCTCAAAACCGCGCTTTTAATTTGATTCATCTGCACGCCAATTAATCTTCCAATCTTTGATCTGTACTGCTCCAATCCACTGTTCGTATAGTATTAATTTTTAGCTCGCCTTGGCTACCCATCTTATTAGAGAagtaaagagagagaagaatggtACTCTTCTCCTATCAtaaatactactacctccgttttttaatagatgacgtcatTGACTCTtttttcacatgtttgaccatttgtcttatttaaaaaatttacataattataattcattttgttatgagttattttattactcatagtactttaagtgtgatttatatcttatacatttgcataaaatttttgaataagacgaatggtcaaacatgtgagaaaaagtcaacggcgtcatctattaaaaaacagagggagtaattgatTTAGCATAAAATTTAGATCATTTTTACCGGtactttgatacgtcatccCTGTTTCAGTCGATTTCTAAGTCCGTTCTCTTTTAGAAATAAGAAGAAGTCGTATaaaaaaatctctttaaaaaactcgcatgctaacttgagacgattggacttctaattgcagcttatgattttataaaaaaaaatccaagcgaaCAACagtaataatattaaaatagccCTTCACCCACTACaacacacgggcatttttttctagttatgataaatataaaaagttttgttACTATGGCAATGCCTTCTTAAGGTGAATCTCTGTAGTGTAACATTTTGATTTTATCACAAGTCAAACCTCTCTGACTTTAATcttgtttatagaaaaaaacatcAACATCAACACATACTAAATTAGATTTTATCAAAACCATCATGAAATATGTCTTGACATTGTATTTATCTGTTAGTGCATTTTTCTATAATTCAGTCAAAGTTAGAGAATCTCACTAAAGACAAAAAGAATAATTTTCAATATGAAACAGATGTGGTGTATATTTGATAAACTATTGATCAAATGCCAAAATATTTATAACCACAGTAACAGAATAGCAGTAAGGCAAAGCCATACGATACGACGACAGTCAGCATCTATCGTTTGACCCGTATATAAATGCATGGTACGAACGCTAAAAAACCAGCGTTACTACTTGATGAAATTATTGATCAGATTGGCAGTAGCTAGGCATGCTTTCATttgatgggttttttttttttttactggcaTAGGATTCGCCGGAGTTGAGGTGAAACTTGTGTTCTTTGTACGGCGTGTCCGGCCAACAAAAGATGGGCAGCGTTGAGAGCCAATGCAAGGCAAAAGGGTTGAGTTTTTATCGGCAGATATGGAGGCCGGAATGGCGCAGGGCGGTCGGTCGGCCGGCCGGATTCGCGCGTCGGAGCATGGGTCACTACTCACTACTGTAGTCCCTTTTTTCCCTCTGCAAAATCCAGCCCTGCAACCTGCATCATTCCTGCTCTCATGTTCTATGGCTTCTTGctgattcgttcaaaaaaaaaagcattgtaCTACATTTGTAGCATGAGTCTAGCTCTATTTTGAAACGCGAGATTGAAAAAACAGATaaatagaatttattttttaagattttgttaGGAATACAAGTGCAAAATATAAAGTTCCGAAAACGGAATGATCGTTTGGTTaggagaaaacgtaggaatcggATAGTAAAAGATATAGGCTCAAAGGGAATTTTCCAAAAGGTTAGAGCTCTTGCTAAccttttctccaaaatctctctctctcttctctctctctctatatatatataggtcatTCCATAGGAACTTCAAAGGAAAGGAAATGATTCAACCCTTATAAAggatttcataggaatttttcatataagattgaaatcctccaaatttactatgttttttttttacaagtcaAAGGGGTCTAGTAGTTAGAATACCTTATAGCtagaaaaaaacagaagaggATATTAAGTTACATGCACCAGATAGTTCACATGAAAGTTTAAACTGAAGCATAAGCTGAGGAGAAAAGATAGACAATTTACTTGTATTTCAATAGAGGACGATACATTGAGATGGATAGCTTAACATATTACATATCTGACAATAAAAAATGGCCTTCCAGAACTGTTGTTGATACAAACCAGAAGATAACAAATCAAATTTCAAATACTGAGATGGCTGAATATGGCGGCCCTTGTTCTACAAGTTGGGTCATCTCAGATGTTGAGGTAAAAGATATCAGTGATTCCATTAGACAAAATGGGGTATTACATCAGCTTCACTGAGCAAACTACAAGCCTATACATCtgctaaaaaaatatggttaCATCATTTTGTTTTGGCGTCACAGGATTGTGTACATACTATCTTCTACCACCATCTTTCTTCGAAAATATGCGCAAGTTTGCAGTCTGCCGGCGCCATTCATTTATAGGGACCTAAATTCAGTGGGCACAGCAAACATTTGTGAGTGAAGGAAAAAGTTAAACATGTAATGTCATAGCTATAAAATGAAAGGCTTACTGCTGGAAACCCGCCATAGTCACCGGGCTTCTGAATATCCTTTGTCACCGAACTATTTGCTGCAAGCCGAACCTGTAAATggattgaggaaaaaaaattgaatggttAAAGGGCCTTTAGAGTTGGTCAAGGCTTAAAAGAATAGATTGAGCAATGTAGTTAAATTTGTAATACAGATAAACACAAAACTGAATAGAGACTGAAGTAGTATTAAATCATGTTAACAGGAAGCTATGAAAAAAGAACAGAGATGGGAAAACAGCACCTTTGAAGCAATGGAGACGTGATCCCGAATTGCCACCCTACCACCCAAGGTTACATAGTCCCCCAATCTGTTGATACATGCCAATGACACAAGTTACTAAATCTCAAAAAGCAGGCAAAATAAACATTTAGTCAATGAGATGAAGGAATGCATACGTTGCAGAACCAGCAATTCCTGCTTGTCCACAAATCATGCAACACTTTCCAATTACTACATTGTGACCAATCTGCAAGAGGAACTGTCAATTTGGACAACAAGGGCGGCGGAAGTCCAATCACATTAAGCAGAATATCCAATACCTGAACAAGATTGTCAATTTTGGTTTCATCTCCAATTACTGTATCTCTCCAACTGCACTTAGTAAATAATGATGAAAATTTCCGCTCGCGGGTTAGGTTCAACCAAACATATATTCACAAAGAAAGAGCTGATATTACAAAATGTTTGGTATATTTAAATCAACCATGGAGTGGCCAAAGGAACATTTGCCATTTCAAGGCTGACAAATTACCTCCCTCTGTCAATACATGTATTTGCACCTATCTCCACATGATTTCCAATTTTTACATGCAACATCTGGAGAAGCATAAAGCTTTTCAACATATAGCCATATGATGTTTCAATTGaatccaaaacaaaacatctaaaTACAGTCTATGAGAGTGATAGTCATCAAACATTTGTATCAAAAGTACTTCTCCCATGTCACTGGCATTTTCtcagtttcttttttctgtaTCTCTGATACCAGGTAAGCACATTGGGTGAACGTGACAAATGAAGGACTGAGCATTTCCTTATCCTTTTAATACAAAATGAACCCTCTTTGCGATCCTAGAATATTTCAGCTAACCATTTCACTGCCCTTCCATTTGGAAACTACTAACTCATCATCTTCACAGAACGTTTACTAAGAAAAGGGTTGTTAGAGAGTACTAGCCTGCAGTTTCTTCTTAACCTGTCCATCATCCCCCACAAAGAAACCAAAACCTGAAACAGATGCATCAAACTAAATAGCATCAGGATGCAAGTTTTAATGCTTGATCGGAGTACATAAATCAATATCTACTGGAGCATCAAACAAGAATAGCATAAAAACAAAGGAAACCCAAAAGGTTGACATTTAAATAGATGGACTGGACTTCAATCCACAACAATAAATGTAATTGGGCAAAAGTAGTGAAATTCTGAAGACAGTTCACAagttgagaattttttttcctagtttgACATGTGTGCAGGTAGCAGAAAGAATCCAAGATTGCAGCAATCTTGCTAGTTACTAGTACCCTCACTGGCAGAAAGAGTCCAAGATTGCAACAGTCTTACTTATCCCTCACTGCATCGTTGATATCATGTAATCGTTTGAGAACTGAATACATAGATGTATGCTCACCATCTTGACCAATGCAGGCGCCATTGTGGAGAGTGCAGAACTCGCCCACCGAACAATTGCTCAAAACAACATTGTACCTGCACACACATCAACATCAAGCACACACAGCTCACTACCAGCAAAATCAAATCACCAAATCAAACAGAATTCCCCCCTTTGTATTCAGATCGAATCGTAGATTAGAAACACCATTACCAGATCCTGGTTGACTGACCGATGGACACGGAGGGCCCGACCACGGCTCCCGAGCCGACGACGACATCCTTGCCAAGAACGGCGCCGGAGTgcacgacggcgccggcctccaccaccgcggTGGGGTCAACGGACGCGGCCCTGTGCAAGACGCCCCCGCCGTTGTGCCACGGGACGAACTCCCCCGAAGCAACCGCCGCATCTGGAAACATCCAAGAagaagctaagctaagctaactcaagatcaagaCGGGAAGCATATATAGGAGAATATAAGTTGATTGCTACCGGAGGAAGCAGCGGAGGCGCCGCCGAGGAACCGCGCGAGGCGAGCGGCGTGACGCGGTGGTGCGGAGAGccggaacaccgccgccgccgccatgggagcCGCGGTTCTGCGCAGAGCGGCCGCCATGTCTAACAACGGCGGCGATTCAAGGTTTGAGCGCggcgttcgccggcggcgcgggtaGGTGGGCCTGGGGACTCGGCTTTCAGGCCCATGGGTGGGCAAGGAGATGGGCCAGCGTGCTGGGCTAAGAGGAGAGAAAATTGGGCTGGCCTTCAGCCTGTAGAATAAAGAagacaaaattggttatatagcatcaatGTTcacgtttttttattttatagtaccgaaagataccggttcactttaatagcatctAAAGTCCACATTGTTTTCCGTCCGCCTTGATCGCTATTGACTCAGCCACGCACACGGTATGACGTCTCTACCCCTCATTGCCATATATTCTACTCGGGTACTATTAAAGTGAACTGgtatctttcggtgctataaaaccaaaaacgtgaactttagATGCtactatataaccaattttccCAATATAAAAATGAAGGAATGCCATAAGCCTATAATAACTTATTGAGTggaggaattaaaaaaaaagaaaaaaggggagGATGAAAAAGGAAAGGGGGAGAAAAAACTATTCCCTTTCTTAAAATGTGCCTTCTTTGTGTTTGAAATTTGGTATGAAATTATTGATGAAGAATTtgatctaaaatataaaaacttctAGTGTGCTACTTCTCATAAATCACTTGTTTATTTTTACCTAATGTTATCCGCAATGCACCCTTCCAGGCTTCCACTCCCCATCCCCTCATTTAGTGACATTATATCACTTTTCTTTTAACCTTAATTCCTCCGAAAAGACCCCAAAAGTCTTTTTATGGAGTATATTGGAAGGAGTGAGTAATAATTATTTCGTTTATTATTATGATtattagttaaatttgaattatagaactcatttttgaatttgaatttttggtTCTTTCATCGTAGTGTATTTTAtagcatttattttttagtCGCTAAGGACACATATGTAtaagttttactcataaataattttttatttaataataagctatttggataagcatatgaataagcgaaacaatgtGGCTGGAGGAGTGGAAAGAGTTTAGATAAATTTCTAAAATTCCTTTATTTTCAAATATAGAAACTGTTAGAAATTGAAACTAAAACTGAAAGAAAAGAAACGAGAAGTGTgacaaacacacaaaaaaaaaaccagtgaCGAGGCCCACAGATTCATGAAAATGGAGAAAGCAGCATGAAACTTTAGTCAGCACTCGCCCCACCGAGCGAAA is a genomic window of Oryza glaberrima chromosome 7, OglaRS2, whole genome shotgun sequence containing:
- the LOC127778696 gene encoding probable UDP-3-O-acylglucosamine N-acyltransferase 2, mitochondrial, translating into MAAALRRTAAPMAAAAVFRLSAPPRHAARLARFLGGASAASSDAAVASGEFVPWHNGGGVLHRAASVDPTAVVEAGAVVHSGAVLGKDVVVGSGAVVGPSVSIGQSTRIWYNVVLSNCSVGEFCTLHNGACIGQDGFGFFVGDDGQVKKKLQMLHVKIGNHVEIGANTCIDRGSWRDTVIGDETKIDNLVQIGHNVVIGKCCMICGQAGIAGSATLGDYVTLGGRVAIRDHVSIASKVRLAANSSVTKDIQKPGDYGGFPAVPINEWRRQTANLRIFSKKDGGRR